Proteins found in one Prosthecobacter fusiformis genomic segment:
- a CDS encoding NAD-dependent epimerase/dehydratase family protein: protein MKILVTGGAGFIGSHTVERLLEGGSHEVTVLDSFNDYYNPAIKRANVRNFASRITLQEGELTDAPLIQRLFETSRFDAVIHLAARAGVRPSIEQPELYIDTNIKGTFNLLEAARRTGCRHFVFASSSSVYGVNKKVPFSEEDPILQTISPYAMTKMAGEQMCSNYSHLYGIKTVSLRFFTVYGPRQRPDLAISKFTRLIQDGLPIDKFGEGHTARDYTFIHDIVDGIIGALNYTSGPICDIFNLGGSQTVTLNDLIASIEEAVGKKAIINQLPEQPGDVPLTSADVSKARQLLSFQPRTTIAEGVPAYVEWFRQMRAEGVVLS, encoded by the coding sequence ATGAAGATTCTCGTCACCGGCGGCGCCGGATTCATCGGCTCTCACACCGTCGAACGCTTGCTCGAAGGCGGCTCTCACGAGGTGACCGTGCTGGACAGTTTTAACGATTATTACAATCCCGCCATCAAGCGCGCCAACGTGCGCAACTTCGCCAGCCGCATCACCCTCCAGGAAGGTGAGCTCACGGATGCCCCGCTCATCCAGCGCCTGTTCGAAACGAGCCGCTTCGATGCCGTCATCCACCTGGCCGCACGGGCCGGCGTTCGCCCTTCCATCGAGCAGCCGGAACTCTATATCGATACCAACATCAAGGGTACCTTTAACCTCCTGGAAGCCGCCCGCCGCACCGGCTGCCGCCACTTCGTCTTTGCCAGCAGTTCCTCCGTTTACGGGGTGAATAAAAAGGTGCCGTTCAGTGAGGAAGACCCCATTTTGCAGACCATCAGCCCCTATGCGATGACGAAAATGGCGGGCGAGCAGATGTGCTCCAATTACAGCCATCTTTACGGCATCAAGACCGTGAGCCTGCGCTTTTTCACCGTCTATGGCCCACGCCAGCGCCCGGACCTGGCCATTTCCAAATTCACCCGCCTCATCCAAGATGGCCTGCCCATTGATAAATTTGGCGAGGGTCACACCGCCCGTGATTACACCTTCATTCACGACATCGTGGACGGCATCATCGGCGCGCTGAACTACACCAGCGGCCCCATTTGCGATATCTTCAACCTGGGCGGCTCCCAGACCGTCACCCTCAATGACCTCATCGCCAGCATCGAAGAAGCCGTGGGGAAAAAAGCCATCATCAACCAGCTCCCGGAGCAGCCCGGTGACGTGCCCCTGACCTCCGCCGATGTCAGCAAAGCCCGCCAGCTTCTCTCCTTCCAGCCCCGCACCACCATCGCCGAAGGCGTGCCCGCCTATGTGGAATGGTTCCGCCAGATGCGCGCTGAAGGCGTGGTGCTGAGCTAG